Proteins encoded together in one Leptospira semungkisensis window:
- a CDS encoding sterol desaturase family protein: protein MEETILDKAVPFFLGFVLLESLWGRRKEVYRWNDSITDLATGILYSISGVLITIVSLYVYEKIRIFFSLQSVFHLSDFPSASPFGKNENGWFFRADAFLAWTFVLVAVDFIYYWFHRATHEVHFLWACHVTHHSSEEFNLTVAMRQSMVQRAFEYAFNLPLALLGVPWWMFFFCHGILKIYQFWVHTRLIGKLGWMEKVLLTPSHHRVHHGRDPEYLDKNHGGIFILWDKWFGTYAEEKKEPIYGLTEPLPTFNPVWANFHVYISLWGLVKETPGWKDKFLLLIKKPDWRPDSLGGEKRISEIDRSKYRKFDPVISASAKWYGILQFLLLAASSVYLLKLVKLGKVQTPAFLGFGLWFLLALLSLGLLWDGRKNVWKWEVLKFAALGGILFLQFAS, encoded by the coding sequence ATGGAAGAAACGATTTTAGATAAGGCGGTTCCTTTCTTTCTGGGATTTGTCCTTTTAGAATCTCTTTGGGGAAGAAGAAAAGAAGTCTATCGTTGGAACGATTCGATCACCGATCTGGCTACAGGTATCTTGTATTCTATTAGCGGTGTGCTGATCACGATCGTGTCCCTGTATGTATATGAGAAAATTAGAATATTCTTCTCATTGCAATCGGTGTTTCATTTGTCCGATTTTCCGAGTGCTTCTCCGTTCGGAAAGAATGAGAATGGTTGGTTTTTCAGAGCGGATGCTTTTCTTGCCTGGACCTTTGTTTTAGTTGCGGTGGATTTTATCTACTATTGGTTCCATAGGGCGACTCATGAAGTCCATTTTCTTTGGGCCTGCCATGTCACTCATCATTCGAGTGAGGAATTCAACCTGACTGTTGCTATGCGTCAGTCCATGGTGCAAAGAGCATTCGAGTATGCGTTCAACCTTCCTTTGGCATTACTAGGAGTGCCTTGGTGGATGTTCTTTTTTTGTCATGGGATTTTGAAGATCTATCAGTTTTGGGTACATACCCGATTGATCGGTAAACTTGGCTGGATGGAAAAAGTTCTTCTGACTCCTTCTCATCATAGAGTTCATCATGGAAGAGATCCTGAGTATCTGGATAAGAACCATGGAGGCATTTTTATTCTCTGGGATAAATGGTTTGGCACGTATGCTGAGGAGAAGAAGGAACCGATCTACGGTCTGACAGAGCCTCTTCCTACTTTTAATCCTGTGTGGGCGAATTTTCATGTCTACATTTCTCTTTGGGGTTTGGTAAAGGAAACTCCTGGTTGGAAGGATAAGTTCCTTCTTCTGATCAAGAAGCCAGACTGGAGACCGGATTCTTTGGGAGGAGAGAAGAGGATTTCGGAAATCGATCGATCTAAGTATAGAAAGTTCGATCCGGTAATCTCTGCCTCGGCCAAATGGTATGGGATCCTACAGTTTTTACTTTTAGCAGCTTCTTCTGTTTATTTATTAAAACTTGTTAAATTAGGAAAAGTGCAAACACCGGCGTTTCTTGGATTCGGACTTTGGTTCCTTCTCGCTCTTCTTTCTTTAGGTCTTTTATGGGATGGAAGAAAGAATGTCTGGAAATGGGAAGTGCTGAAGTTCGCAGCATTAGGTGGCATTCTTTTCCTGCAATTTGCTTCATAA
- a CDS encoding SDR family NAD(P)-dependent oxidoreductase yields the protein MKKTALITGATVGIGYEIAKLAAKDGYDLILVARNTKTLNSVKKEMESLGASVEILSADLADPKSPKKIYDFAKKKKALVDLLVNNAGFGTNGKFHALDLKEELDLIQVNVTSLVELTHLFLKEMRERHSGKILNVASTAAFQPGPMMTNYYASKAYVLFFSEGLAEEVRKDGITVTCLCPGPTKTEFFKRAEMDKSAILNSGLVPKAEASFVAKIGYDGVKSGKAVVVSGIANKVMAQSVRITPRFIVRKLAKFLNTVDQH from the coding sequence ATGAAAAAAACCGCTTTGATTACCGGCGCAACTGTCGGGATCGGATATGAGATCGCAAAACTCGCTGCTAAGGACGGATACGATCTGATCTTAGTCGCAAGAAATACTAAGACGCTAAATTCGGTGAAAAAGGAAATGGAAAGTTTGGGAGCGAGCGTAGAAATTCTCTCCGCAGATCTTGCCGATCCTAAGTCTCCTAAGAAGATCTATGATTTCGCTAAAAAGAAAAAAGCTCTCGTGGATCTGTTAGTCAACAACGCAGGTTTTGGCACGAACGGAAAATTTCACGCACTGGATCTGAAAGAAGAATTAGATCTCATCCAAGTCAATGTAACCTCTCTTGTGGAGCTCACTCATTTGTTCTTGAAAGAGATGAGAGAAAGACATTCCGGCAAGATCCTAAATGTCGCTTCTACCGCAGCGTTTCAGCCTGGGCCGATGATGACGAATTATTATGCATCGAAGGCATACGTTCTATTCTTCTCAGAAGGACTCGCTGAAGAAGTTCGAAAAGACGGCATCACGGTTACCTGCCTTTGTCCCGGGCCGACCAAAACCGAATTCTTTAAGAGAGCGGAGATGGATAAGTCTGCCATCCTAAATAGTGGTCTTGTTCCTAAGGCGGAGGCTTCCTTCGTAGCTAAGATCGGATACGATGGAGTGAAATCAGGCAAAGCTGTCGTTGTCTCCGGAATCGCGAACAAGGTTATGGCTCAGTCAGTGAGAATCACTCCTCGTTTTATCGTAAGAAAACTAGCTAAGTTTTTGAACACAGTGGACCAGCACTGA
- a CDS encoding glutathione S-transferase family protein, which yields MMKLYGYPISNYTNKVKLALLEKGLEFEDVRTGFSQEEEFLQKSPMGKIPYLEVDGKFLFESQAILEFLDEAYPDTKRLIPKDPFEAAHVRSIISMIEGYIDIPARRIYTKIVEGIELTPETIESAKKSMQKGVKALSRIVKFSPYIAGKEFTAADCSAFATFSIINDHIGDWISPNPLDELLGLKPYLEMMLADPKAAKVDKAKSTVMKALKRIRKQF from the coding sequence ATGATGAAACTATACGGTTATCCGATCAGTAATTATACTAATAAAGTCAAATTGGCACTCTTGGAAAAGGGACTGGAATTCGAGGATGTGCGTACCGGATTCTCTCAAGAAGAAGAATTTTTACAGAAAAGTCCGATGGGTAAGATTCCCTATTTGGAAGTGGATGGAAAGTTTCTCTTCGAATCCCAAGCTATCTTGGAATTTTTAGATGAGGCATATCCGGACACCAAACGCCTCATTCCTAAAGATCCTTTCGAAGCCGCTCATGTCCGTTCCATTATCTCAATGATCGAAGGCTATATTGATATCCCTGCTCGCAGGATCTATACTAAGATCGTAGAAGGCATCGAACTCACTCCTGAAACGATAGAGTCTGCAAAAAAATCCATGCAGAAAGGAGTAAAGGCTCTCTCGAGGATCGTAAAATTCTCTCCTTATATCGCCGGAAAAGAATTCACTGCGGCAGACTGCTCAGCATTCGCTACCTTTTCGATCATCAACGATCATATTGGAGACTGGATCAGTCCAAATCCGCTAGACGAACTTCTCGGTTTGAAACCATATCTGGAAATGATGTTAGCCGATCCGAAGGCTGCAAAAGTAGATAAGGCAAAATCTACCGTTATGAAGGCCTTAAAAAGAATTCGAAAACAATTCTAA
- a CDS encoding M3 family metallopeptidase, which produces MNSSLFRDFPNLALSSQRELVREKIKQARQTLTDVLAKTDLNYESVIRPLNDVMEELQEEFTVLSHLNSVKNSEETQANYTEILPEVTEFYTELSQNEELYRAYSTIYEKEKKSLDRPKAKVLEDAILQFKLGGVGLPTKEKDRIQEIHLRLSDLQNQFSQNLLDATNSFELKIESEEDVKELPESDKALYRNEDGTYTFTLQFPSYSAYMTYGTNRSKREELYKAYVTRAPQNGKVLEEILSLRDESAKILGYQNFAESSLATKVADSPTQVLSFLEKIGQMAKPVAQKEFTQLQDFAKGLGISDLQAYDSSYVSEKLKKSLYDFDEEETRPYFEKNTVVKGAFSFIEKLLGLKFEKASAPIWDPKTEVFHVKNGNDIVARLYLDLEARKDKQGGAWMNHWETRNKIADKIILPSAFVVCNFPPSKEGAPSLLKHSDVVTFFHEMGHALHHLCAKIDEPPVSGINGVEWDAVEFPSQFLENFAYEPEVLSFFAYHHETGKPMPTELAQKLKDTKNFLAGMGVVRQLEFGIFDIRIHLQKHSESEVQNILDQVRNEVSVMIPPGYNRFQNGFGHIFSGGYAAGYYSYKWAELLAADAFFAFRSKGIFDEALAFKYRTEVLEKGGSENAMVLFKKFLGRDPEPDALLKLYDLVA; this is translated from the coding sequence CTGATCTGAATTATGAGTCTGTAATACGACCCTTGAACGATGTAATGGAAGAATTGCAGGAAGAGTTTACCGTTCTTTCTCATCTAAACAGCGTGAAGAATAGCGAAGAAACCCAAGCAAATTATACGGAGATCCTTCCTGAGGTGACCGAGTTTTATACGGAGCTCAGTCAGAATGAGGAACTCTATCGAGCGTATTCCACCATTTATGAAAAAGAGAAGAAGAGCTTAGATCGTCCCAAAGCGAAAGTCTTAGAGGACGCTATCTTGCAATTTAAGCTTGGCGGGGTGGGACTTCCTACAAAGGAGAAGGATCGTATCCAAGAGATCCATCTTCGGCTTTCCGATCTGCAAAATCAATTCTCTCAAAATCTTTTGGATGCTACCAATTCTTTCGAGTTAAAGATAGAATCCGAAGAGGATGTAAAGGAACTTCCTGAATCGGATAAGGCATTGTACAGAAATGAAGATGGAACCTATACATTCACTCTTCAATTTCCTAGTTATAGCGCTTATATGACTTATGGGACCAATCGTTCTAAGAGAGAGGAATTGTATAAGGCTTACGTTACCAGAGCTCCTCAAAATGGAAAAGTGCTCGAAGAGATCTTAAGTCTAAGAGACGAATCCGCAAAGATCTTAGGATACCAAAATTTTGCAGAGTCTTCCTTGGCTACTAAGGTGGCGGACTCTCCTACGCAGGTCCTTTCTTTCTTAGAAAAGATAGGACAAATGGCAAAGCCGGTAGCTCAGAAAGAATTTACCCAATTGCAAGATTTTGCCAAAGGACTCGGAATCTCCGATTTGCAGGCATACGATTCTTCCTATGTATCCGAGAAATTAAAGAAATCCTTATATGATTTTGATGAGGAAGAGACGAGACCTTATTTCGAAAAGAACACCGTGGTAAAGGGAGCATTCTCTTTTATCGAAAAATTGCTTGGTTTGAAATTTGAGAAGGCAAGCGCTCCTATCTGGGATCCTAAAACGGAAGTATTTCATGTAAAGAACGGAAACGATATCGTGGCTCGTCTCTACTTGGATTTAGAAGCCCGTAAGGACAAGCAAGGCGGAGCCTGGATGAATCATTGGGAAACCAGAAACAAGATTGCTGATAAGATTATTCTTCCTTCTGCATTTGTAGTCTGCAATTTTCCTCCTTCTAAGGAAGGAGCTCCTTCTTTGCTGAAACATTCGGATGTAGTTACATTCTTCCATGAGATGGGACATGCTCTTCACCATTTGTGCGCAAAGATTGACGAGCCTCCTGTCAGTGGGATCAACGGTGTGGAATGGGATGCTGTGGAATTTCCTTCTCAGTTCTTAGAAAATTTTGCCTACGAGCCGGAAGTATTGAGTTTCTTTGCGTACCATCATGAAACTGGAAAGCCTATGCCGACTGAGCTTGCACAAAAGCTCAAGGACACTAAAAACTTTTTGGCCGGGATGGGAGTGGTACGGCAGTTAGAGTTCGGTATCTTTGATATCAGGATCCATTTGCAAAAACATTCCGAGTCTGAAGTCCAAAATATTTTGGATCAGGTTCGAAATGAAGTGAGTGTGATGATCCCACCGGGCTATAATAGATTCCAAAATGGGTTCGGTCATATTTTCTCAGGCGGATATGCCGCAGGCTATTACAGTTATAAGTGGGCCGAGTTACTCGCAGCAGATGCATTCTTTGCATTCCGTTCCAAGGGAATTTTTGACGAGGCTCTTGCTTTTAAATATAGAACAGAAGTCTTGGAGAAGGGCGGCTCCGAAAATGCAATGGTTCTATTCAAAAAGTTCTTAGGAAGAGACCCAGAACCGGATGCTTTATTAAAATTATATGATTTAGTGGCCTAA